Below is a genomic region from Roseovarius arcticus.
AGCGGCGTGATCGTCAACGATGAGACGGTCGAGGCGCTGGTCAAACAGGCGCTCTCTCAGGCCGAGGCGGGTGTCGATATCATCGGCCCGTCGGATATGATGGATGGGCGCATCGGCGCCATTCGCACTGCGCTGGAGGCGGCTGGCCATCAAGACATCATTCTGCTGAGCTATGCCGCAAAATATGCCAGCGCGTTTTACGGCCCGTTCCGCGATGCTGTGGGCGCCTCCAGCGCGTTATCGGGCACCGCGGTGGGGGATAAGCGGACGTATCAGATGGACCCCGCGAACGCCGACGAGGCGATGCGCATGATTGCCCGCGATCTGGCCGAAGGCGCGGATGCGATCATGATCAAACCGGGTATGCCGTACTTAGACATCTGCCGCCGCGCCAAAGATACGTTCGCCGCGCCGACCTACGCCTATCAGGTCAGCGGCGAGTACAGCATGATCACTGCCGCCGCGCAAAACGGATGGATCGACGGCGAGCGTGCCATGATCGAGAGCCTGATCGCATTCAAACGCGCCGGCTGCGACGGCATCCTGACCTACTTTGCCCCGGCAATGGCGCGCTTGCTGGGTTGATCGCCGCGCGATAATTCGCCCAAGGTCGCCCCGATGCGTGACAATGCGCGAGACCCCGCTTATAGTCGGGCGCAGATCGACCGATGAAACGGTCGGCAGCATTCAGGCAACGAACAGGCACAAATCCATGAGCATTCTCACCAGACGCGGTTTCACCCTGGGCGCGCTCGGCAGCGCCGGTCTTATGACTGCCGCCTGCGGCAATGGCATCGGCAGCCGCGGCCCCGAAGAAATTGATGCGCGCGTCAATACCACCGTTCAGTATCTCTACGACAATTATCCCGGCACCCGCACTCTGTCTGAGAAGGCGACGGGTATGCTGGTTATGCCGCTGATTACCGAGGCCGGGTTTGGCTTGGGCGGCGGCTACGGGCGCGGCGCGCTCCAGATCAACGGCCAGACGGTCGACTACTACTCCGCCACCAAGGGCAGCGTCGGGCTGCAGATCGGCGCGCAGCAGTTTGCGCACGTGCTGTTCTTTATGACCGGCAATGCGCTGTCCAGTTTCCGGCGGTCGTCTGGCTGGGCGGCTGGGGCAGATATAGAATACGTGTTCAAGGACACAGGTGAAAACCTGCGCGCCGAAACGACAACTTCTATCTCGCCAGTGATCGCAGTCGTCTTTGGTCAGGCCGGCCTGATGGCAGGCGCCTCGCTGGAAGGCATGAAATACACGCGCATCATTCCCTGATATGTGCCCGCGCCGGGGCTGCCCCCGGCGCGAATTCGACCGCCTGCGCTTGCATAGATGAAACTCTGCGCAAACGCCGCTTTTTAGTCCGGCTGGGTCCAAATTAATGTACTGCAAACACAGCATCTTAGCGCGCCTACTTCAAGGCGGCTGGTAACTGTGACCATGCGCCATTGCACCCTATATCCAGCCGGTGATATAGCATTTACAACAACATCTGGAATGACGTGACAGAGTAGGCACCACCTTGACCGATACGCCGGAATCCCCTGACGACATGGACGACAACCGACCACCGCGCGCGGTGTATGACGGACCGACGGTGTCCATCACCGACGAAATGAAGACGTCATACCTCGATTATGCGATGTCGGTCATCGTCTCCCGCGCGATCCCTGATCTGCGCGACGGGCTAAAGCCGGTGCACCGCCGCATCCTCTATGCGATGTTCGAGGGCGGCAATACGCACGACAAGCCATACCGCAAATCCGCCCGTGCTGTCGGCGATGTGATGGGCAAATATCACCCGCATGGCGACTCGGCTATCTACGATGCGCTGGTGCGCATGGCGCAGGATTTCTCGATGTCGCTGCCGCTGCTGGACGGTCAGGGCAATTTCGGCTCCATGGACGGCGATAACGCCGCTGCAATGCGCTATACCGAAGTGCGGATGGACAAGCCTGCAGCCTATCTGCTGGCCGATATCGACAAAGATACCGTCAATTTCCAAGACAACTACGACGGCAAGGACCGCGAGCCGACCGTCCTGCCCGCCCGTTTCCCTAATATGCTGGTCAATGGCGCAGGCGGTATCGCCGTGGGCATGGCGACCAATATCCCACCGCATAACTTGGGCGAGGTTATCGACGCCACGCTGGCCCTGATCGAAAATCCGGATTTGACCAGCGAGGACCTGATTGAATACATCCCCGGTCCCGATTTTCCCACCGGTGGCATCATGCTGGGCCGTACCGGCGCGCGAAAGGCGTATCTGGAGGGGCGCGGCAGCGTCATCATCCGCTCTAAAACCCGCACCGAAGAGATCCGCAAAGATCGCTGGGCCATCATCATCGACGAGATCCCGTATCAGGTGAACAAATCCACCATGATTGAGCGTATCGCCGAGGCGGCCCGCGAAAAGCGGATCGAGGGGATTTCGCACGTTCAGGACGAGTCTGACCGCAACGGCGTGCGCGTCGTGGTCGAACTGAAAAGGGACGCCACCGCCGAAGTCGTCCTGAATCAGTTGTTCCGCTTTACCCCCATGCAGACGTATTTCGGCTGCAACATGCTGGCTCTCAATGGCGGCCGCCCCGAGCAGCTAACGCTTCGCCGGTTCCTCACGTCCTTCATCGATTTCCGCGAGGATGTCGTCGCCCGCCGCACAGCGTTCGAGCTGCGCAAGGCGCGCGAGCGCAGCCATATCCTATGCGGTCTGGCGGTCGCCGTCAGCAACGTCGATGAGGTCGTCGCGACCATCCGCGCCTCTGCCGATGCAGCCGATGCGCGGCAAAAGCTGATGACGCGCCGCTGGCCGGCTGGCGAAATCCTCGTTTTTATTGCGCTGATCGACGATCCGACGCACACGGCCAACGACGACGGCACCTATAACCTGTCCGAAACGCAAGCGCGCGCCATTCTGGAGTTGCGCCTGCAACGCCTGACACAGCTGGGCGTCAAGGAAGTCACCGACGAGCTGCAAGAGCTGGCCGGCAAGATTAAAGAGTACCTCGCCATCCTCGCCAGCCGTGAGCGGATCATGCAGATCATCGCGGATGAGTTGGCCGAGGTGAAATCACTCTTTGCTGTCCCGCGCCGCACGCAAATCGTCGACTGGTCTGGCGACATGGACGACGAGGACCTGATCGAGCGTGAGGACATGGTCGTCACCGTCACATCGGGCGGCTACATCAAACGCACCGCGCTGGCCGATTTCCGCAGCCAGAAGCGCGGTGGCAAGGGTGTTGGCGGTATGGCGACCAAGGACGAGGACGTGGTTACCACCCTCTTTGTCGCCAATACCCATACGCAACTGCTGTTCTTCACGACCGACGGGATGGTCTACAAGCTCAAGACATGGCGCCTGCCTCAAGGTGGCCGCACGTCCAAAGGCAAGGCGATCGTTAATATCCTGCCGATCCCGCCGGGCGTATCCATCGCCGCCATTATGCCCGTCGACCGGGACGAGGCGGAATGGGACGATCTACAGGTGGTTTTTGCCACGTCAGCGGGCACCGTCCGCCGTAACAAGCTGTCGGATTTTACCAATGTCCGCAGCAACGGCAAGATTGCTATGCGGTTCGAAGAAGAGAATGCAGGCATCACGCTGATCAATGCGCGCATCGCCTCGAATGATGACGACGTAATGCTGGTCACGTCCTCGGGACGGGCAATCCGCTTCCGGGCGACGGACGTCCGCGTGTTCAACAGCCGTGCGTCTTTGGGCGTGCGCGGCATTCGCCTGACCGGCGATGACAGCGTCGTGTCGATGTCGATCATCCCGCATTTCGACGCCACCTCGGACGAACGGGCAGCCTACCTCAAGATGCGCCGTGCTCAGGCCGGTCTGACCGACGAAGAGTTGGAAGCGGCAGATGACGAAGGCGACGCGGATGCGGCGATCTCGCCCGACCGCTTTACCGCGATGTCGGACGCCGAAACGCTGATCCTGACCATCTCAGAGCAGGGCACAGGCAAGCTGAGCTCGTCGCACGACTACCCCATTCGCGGACGCGGCGGCATGGGCGTGACAGCGATGGACAAGGCAATGCGCGGCGGTGCGCTGGTGGCAAGTTTCCCGGTCACGCTTGAGGACCAGATTATGCTGGCCACGTCCAAGGGCCAGTCGATCCGCGTGCCGGTCAAGGGCATCTCTTTCCGCTCGCGCAGCGCCGGCGGCGTCAAGGTGTTCAACACGGGCAAGAACGAGATCGTCGTCAGTGTCGCCTGGATCGCCGAGCAGCCCGAGGACGAGGGCGTGGACGAGGATAGCGCAGCAGATGGTGCAGCGGTTGAGGCCGCAACAGACGGCGAATGAGCCCGGGCGCCGGCAACCAGCCTCGCAGGCCGCGCCGCGCGACGATGATCGTCGCGGCGTTGGCCAGTATTGCCTTGCTGCTGGTGTCAGGTCTGGCCGTTTGGCGCCATCAGGGCGGTTCCGGCGGTGATCCCGTCAGCGATCGCAGCGCAGTGATCGCCAAGGTCGGCGGTGCAGTCGACGCGGCAGGCATTCATGCAGCGGACTGCACAGAGCGCCTTGTCGATCTTGCAGGAGGCGCGATTGCGGACGCAGACCTAAACGCGCGCTTGGACCAGCTTGAGACATGCGGCAAAACAGCCCGCGCGCTTGCAGACGCAGGCTATACCGCGCTCGATGCCGGAGCGGGCCTGTCGGCCTCGCCGGGGCGCGCC
It encodes:
- the gyrA gene encoding DNA gyrase subunit A; its protein translation is MTDTPESPDDMDDNRPPRAVYDGPTVSITDEMKTSYLDYAMSVIVSRAIPDLRDGLKPVHRRILYAMFEGGNTHDKPYRKSARAVGDVMGKYHPHGDSAIYDALVRMAQDFSMSLPLLDGQGNFGSMDGDNAAAMRYTEVRMDKPAAYLLADIDKDTVNFQDNYDGKDREPTVLPARFPNMLVNGAGGIAVGMATNIPPHNLGEVIDATLALIENPDLTSEDLIEYIPGPDFPTGGIMLGRTGARKAYLEGRGSVIIRSKTRTEEIRKDRWAIIIDEIPYQVNKSTMIERIAEAAREKRIEGISHVQDESDRNGVRVVVELKRDATAEVVLNQLFRFTPMQTYFGCNMLALNGGRPEQLTLRRFLTSFIDFREDVVARRTAFELRKARERSHILCGLAVAVSNVDEVVATIRASADAADARQKLMTRRWPAGEILVFIALIDDPTHTANDDGTYNLSETQARAILELRLQRLTQLGVKEVTDELQELAGKIKEYLAILASRERIMQIIADELAEVKSLFAVPRRTQIVDWSGDMDDEDLIEREDMVVTVTSGGYIKRTALADFRSQKRGGKGVGGMATKDEDVVTTLFVANTHTQLLFFTTDGMVYKLKTWRLPQGGRTSKGKAIVNILPIPPGVSIAAIMPVDRDEAEWDDLQVVFATSAGTVRRNKLSDFTNVRSNGKIAMRFEEENAGITLINARIASNDDDVMLVTSSGRAIRFRATDVRVFNSRASLGVRGIRLTGDDSVVSMSIIPHFDATSDERAAYLKMRRAQAGLTDEELEAADDEGDADAAISPDRFTAMSDAETLILTISEQGTGKLSSSHDYPIRGRGGMGVTAMDKAMRGGALVASFPVTLEDQIMLATSKGQSIRVPVKGISFRSRSAGGVKVFNTGKNEIVVSVAWIAEQPEDEGVDEDSAADGAAVEAATDGE
- a CDS encoding YSC84-related protein — protein: MSILTRRGFTLGALGSAGLMTAACGNGIGSRGPEEIDARVNTTVQYLYDNYPGTRTLSEKATGMLVMPLITEAGFGLGGGYGRGALQINGQTVDYYSATKGSVGLQIGAQQFAHVLFFMTGNALSSFRRSSGWAAGADIEYVFKDTGENLRAETTTSISPVIAVVFGQAGLMAGASLEGMKYTRIIP
- the hemB gene encoding porphobilinogen synthase, whose product is MHHVPAPFPSARPRRLRRTAGLRALATENTLSPGDLIWPVFVRDGDNIEEPVASMPGVSRLSVDRVVLAAREAADLGIPAICLFPYTGADNRTADCAEAWNPGNLSNRATRAIKEAVPEMLVMADVALDPYSDTGHDGFLRSGVIVNDETVEALVKQALSQAEAGVDIIGPSDMMDGRIGAIRTALEAAGHQDIILLSYAAKYASAFYGPFRDAVGASSALSGTAVGDKRTYQMDPANADEAMRMIARDLAEGADAIMIKPGMPYLDICRRAKDTFAAPTYAYQVSGEYSMITAAAQNGWIDGERAMIESLIAFKRAGCDGILTYFAPAMARLLG